One segment of Thamnophis elegans isolate rThaEle1 chromosome 16, rThaEle1.pri, whole genome shotgun sequence DNA contains the following:
- the POLE3 gene encoding DNA polymerase epsilon subunit 3, whose protein sequence is MAERPEDLNLPNAVITRIIKEALPDGVNVSKEARSAISRAASVFVLYATSCANNFARKGKRKTLNAGDVISAMEEMEFQRFVGPLKESLEAYRNEQKGKRGVTDLKKKDREKKEDAEDPDKNREVDENEEGERMEEEEEEEEEAQQPNEEEEEEQQPNEEEEGES, encoded by the exons ATGGCGGAGCGGCCGGAGGACCTGAACCTGCCCAACGCGGTCATCACGCGGATCATCAAGGAGGCG CTCCCCGACGGAGTCAACGTCTCGAAGGAAGCGCGGAGTGCCATCTCGCGGGCTGCCAGCGTCTTCGTCCTCTACGCCACCTCCTG tgccaaTAACTTtgcaaggaaggggaagaggaagacgCTGAATGCCGGAGACGTCATTTCTGCTATGGAAGAGATGGAATTCCAGCGATTTGTTGGGCCCCTCAAGGAATCCTTAGAAG CTTACAGGAATGAGCAGAAAGGCAAAAGGGGAGTGACGGACCTCaagaaaaaggacagagagaagaaggaagatgcTGAGGACCCTGACAAGAATCGGGAAGTGGATGAAaatgaggagggagagaggatggaggaggaggaagaggaggaggaggaagcacagcagccaaatgaggaggaggaggaagagcagcagccaaatgaagaggaagaaggggagagctGA